In Marasmius oreades isolate 03SP1 chromosome 1, whole genome shotgun sequence, one DNA window encodes the following:
- a CDS encoding uncharacterized protein (CAZy:AA4) — protein sequence MLTARCCSRTLALRLRSCPPLRRSLSSVTENDILHFSKILDPPSIISTLSPIHSSLEDLHPFNNDWMRKYSGRATTVLKPRTTQQVSEILKWCHEREIPVVPQGGNTGLVGGSIPLNDEVVISMANMNNVRSFDPVSGILVAEAGCILQSLTDYVAPHNHIMPLDLGAKGSCQIGGNVSTNAGGLRLLRYGSLHGSVLGVEVVLPDGTILDQLTTLRKDNTGYDLKQLFIGSEGTLGIITGVSILTPPAPQASNNVILALPHFDNVRPLYQTVKGQLSEILSAFEFIDRTAYDLAVKHGQGRALNEEDVEGAECFVLVETSGGRREHDEEKLNDLLETLLSADRPLINTGVLAQNPAQFSSLWALREGVTEAVSKEGKAYKYDISVPLSTFKEVVDITRNHLQSQGLLHEDAVSHVLGYGHVGDGNLHLNVIAKAYTQEIQDALEPFIYELVASHRGSISAEHGVGSMKTHALHYSKDKISLELMKKIKEMFDPKGIMNPGKVIA from the exons ATGCTCACCGCCCGATGCTGTTCAAGAACATTAGCATTGCGCCTACGGTCATGTCCACCTCTACGTCGCTCATTATCTTCTGTGACCGAGAATGATATTCTTCATTTTTCCAAGATCCTCGATCCACCCTCAATCATCTCGACCCTTTCTCCGATACATTCCTCCCTGGAGGATCTTCATCCGTTCAACAACGACTGGATGCGCAAATACAGTGGTCGCGCGACCACTGTCCTTAAGCCCCGAACCACTCAGCAAGTCAGCGAGATTCTTAAATGGTGTCATGAAAGAGAAATTCCGGTCGTTCCGCAAGGAGGCAATACTGGCCTTGTGGGTGGGAGCATCCCACTCAATGACGAAGTCGTTATATCCATGGCCAACATGAACAACGTCCGCTCATTCGACCCAGTATCTG GAATCCTTGTTGCCGAGGCTGGTTGCATCCTACAAAGCCTTACAGATTATGTCGCACCCCACAACCATATAATGCCCCTCGACTTGGGTGCCAAAGGCAG CTGCCAGATAGGTGGTAACGTGTCAACGAACGCTGGTGGGCTGCGTCTGTTGCGTTACGGTTCTCTTCACGGTTCAGTCCTCGGCGTCGAAGTCGTTCTGCCGGATGGGACCATTCTCGACCAACTCACAACTCTTCGCAAAGATAACACAG GATACGACCTTAAGCAGCTATTCATTGGTTCCGAAGGCACCCTAGGAATCATAACCGGTGTATCTATCCTTACCCCGCCTGCACCTCAAGCATCAAATAACGTGATTCTTGCACTCCCGCACTTTGATAATGTTCGCCCGCTGTATCAAACTGTCAAAGGCCAGTTGTCCGAGATCCTGTCGGCGTTCGAGTTTATCGATCGCACAGCTTATGATCTGGCTGTGAAGCATGGACAGGGACGCGCTCTGAACGAGGAAGATGTAGAAGGTGCTGAATGCTTTGTTCTGGTTGAGACCAGTGGTGGCCGACGGGAACACGATGAGGAG AAACTCAATGACCTTCTTGAAACACTTCTCAGTGCTGACCGGCCTCTGATCAATACCGGAGTACTTGCGCAGAACCCGGCTCAGTTCAGTTCTCTTTGGGCTCTGCGTGAAGGAGTTACAGAGGCGGTGtcgaaagaaggaaaggccTACAAATACGACATCTCTGTGCCATTGAGTACGTTCAAAGAGGTCGTAGATATCACAAGGAACCACCTCCAATCGCAGGGTCTTTTGCACGAGGACGCTGTCAGCCACGTACTCGGCTATGGACATGTAGGGGATGGTAACCTGCATTTGAACGTGATCGCAAAGGCGTACACGCAAGAGATTCAGGATGCATTAGAACCTTTCATTTACGAACTCGTCG CCTCCCATCGCGGGTCAATATCTGCAGAACATGGAGTTGGGTCAATGAAGACGCATGCCTTGCATTATTCCAAAGATAAGATCAGTCTGGAGTTGATGAAGAAAATCAAGGAGATGTTTGATCCCAAAGGAATCATGAATCCAGGAAAAGTAATTGCATGA